Proteins from a single region of Streptomyces spinoverrucosus:
- a CDS encoding branched-chain amino acid ABC transporter permease — MNELPQQLVNGLLLGSMYGLVAIGYTMVYGIVQLINFAHGEIFMVGGFGALTVYLYVLPDGTSLWVALPLMLIGGIIVAVLVAVGAERFAYRPLRTAPRLAPLITAIGLSLALQQAVWAWYPDARSAITFPQIDGGPFEIGSVTIQTGDVFLLIAAPISMAILAYFVMKTRTGRGMQATAQDPDTAKLMGINTDRIIVVAFALGATFAAIGAVAYGLKYGEVQFRMGFILGLKAFTAAVLGGIGNIYGAMLGGVVLGVAEALSTAYIADIPGMDQFGSQSWANVWAFVLLILVLLFRPQGLLGERVADRA; from the coding sequence GTGAACGAACTGCCGCAGCAGCTGGTCAACGGCCTGCTACTTGGATCCATGTACGGGCTGGTCGCCATCGGCTACACGATGGTCTATGGCATCGTCCAGCTCATCAACTTCGCCCACGGCGAGATATTCATGGTGGGTGGCTTCGGCGCCCTCACCGTCTACCTCTACGTGCTGCCCGACGGCACGTCCCTGTGGGTGGCGCTCCCGCTGATGCTCATCGGAGGCATCATCGTCGCCGTCCTTGTCGCCGTGGGAGCGGAACGGTTCGCCTACCGCCCCCTGCGCACGGCCCCACGCCTCGCGCCCCTCATCACCGCCATCGGTCTCTCCCTCGCGCTGCAGCAGGCGGTGTGGGCCTGGTACCCCGACGCCCGCTCCGCCATCACGTTCCCGCAGATCGACGGCGGCCCCTTCGAGATCGGCAGCGTCACCATCCAGACCGGTGACGTCTTCCTGCTGATCGCGGCCCCCATCAGCATGGCGATCCTCGCCTACTTCGTGATGAAGACCCGCACCGGCCGCGGCATGCAGGCCACCGCCCAGGACCCGGACACCGCCAAGCTCATGGGCATCAACACCGACCGCATCATCGTGGTCGCCTTCGCCCTCGGCGCCACCTTCGCCGCCATCGGAGCCGTCGCGTACGGCCTGAAGTACGGCGAAGTCCAGTTCCGCATGGGCTTCATCCTCGGCCTCAAGGCCTTCACCGCCGCCGTCCTCGGCGGTATCGGCAACATCTACGGCGCCATGCTCGGCGGCGTGGTCCTCGGCGTCGCCGAAGCCCTCTCGACCGCCTACATCGCCGACATCCCCGGCATGGACCAGTTCGGCAGCCAGTCCTGGGCCAACGTCTGGGCGTTCGTACTCCTCATCCTCGTACTCCTGTTCAGGCCCCAGGGTCTGCTCGGCGAGCGCGTCGCGGACAGGGCGTGA
- a CDS encoding branched-chain amino acid ABC transporter substrate-binding protein: MRQRSLIAITAALAAGALTLTACGSRDGDGGSDSNGGGTTVVIGVDAPLTGDLSALGLGIKNSVDLAVKTANKDKYVEGVTFKIEALDDQGQPSAGQQNATKFVANEDVLGVVGPLNSSVAESMQKVFDDAKLVEVSPANTNPALTQGPDWQTKKERQYKSYFRTATTDAIQGPFAAQYVYNDAKKKKVFVIDDKKTYGAGLAATFSEEFKKLGGQVVGTEHIDPDTKDFSAVATKVKSSGADVVYYGGEYPQAGPLSKQIKAAGAKIPLVGGDGIYSADFIKLAGASGTGDLATSVGAPVEELPSAKEFVANYKTEGYKEAYEAYGGYSYDSAWAIIEAVKKVVEDNNGELPDDARAKVTEAMQGVSFDGVTGKVSFDEFGDATNKQLTVYSVENGAWNAAKSGTYGG; the protein is encoded by the coding sequence GTGCGTCAACGTTCGCTCATCGCCATCACCGCCGCACTGGCGGCGGGAGCGCTCACTCTCACCGCCTGCGGTTCGCGCGACGGGGACGGCGGCTCGGACTCCAACGGCGGTGGCACCACCGTCGTCATCGGCGTCGACGCCCCGCTGACCGGCGACCTGTCCGCACTGGGCCTGGGCATCAAGAACTCGGTGGACCTGGCCGTCAAGACGGCCAACAAGGACAAGTACGTCGAGGGCGTCACCTTCAAGATCGAGGCCCTCGACGACCAGGGGCAGCCCTCCGCCGGCCAGCAGAACGCCACCAAGTTCGTTGCCAACGAGGACGTCCTCGGTGTGGTCGGCCCGCTGAACTCCTCCGTCGCCGAGTCCATGCAGAAGGTCTTCGACGACGCCAAGCTCGTCGAGGTCTCGCCGGCCAACACCAACCCGGCCCTCACCCAGGGCCCGGACTGGCAGACCAAGAAGGAGCGTCAGTACAAGTCGTACTTCCGCACCGCGACCACGGACGCCATCCAGGGCCCGTTCGCCGCGCAGTACGTATACAACGACGCCAAGAAGAAGAAGGTCTTCGTCATCGACGACAAGAAGACCTACGGCGCGGGCCTCGCCGCCACCTTCTCCGAGGAGTTCAAGAAGCTCGGCGGCCAGGTCGTCGGCACCGAGCACATCGACCCCGACACCAAGGACTTCTCGGCCGTCGCCACCAAGGTCAAGAGCTCCGGCGCCGACGTCGTCTACTACGGCGGCGAGTACCCACAGGCCGGCCCGCTCAGCAAGCAGATCAAGGCCGCCGGCGCCAAGATCCCGCTGGTCGGCGGTGACGGCATCTACAGCGCCGACTTCATCAAGCTGGCCGGCGCCAGCGGCACCGGCGACCTCGCCACCTCCGTCGGCGCCCCGGTGGAGGAACTCCCCTCCGCCAAGGAGTTCGTCGCCAACTACAAGACCGAGGGCTACAAGGAGGCCTACGAGGCGTACGGCGGCTACTCCTACGACTCGGCCTGGGCGATCATCGAGGCCGTCAAGAAGGTCGTCGAGGACAACAACGGCGAACTGCCCGACGACGCCCGCGCCAAGGTCACCGAGGCCATGCAGGGTGTCTCCTTCGACGGTGTGACCGGCAAGGTCTCCTTCGACGAGTTCGGTGACGCCACCAACAAGCAGCTCACCGTCTACTCCGTCGAGAACGGCGCCTGGAACGCCGCCAAGTCCGGCACCTACGGGGGCTGA
- a CDS encoding PaaI family thioesterase, whose amino-acid sequence MGEQQQVKFPQEVIDEYAALGVDLPALFSAGHLGTRMGVQIVEASADRVVGTMPVEGNTQPYGLLHGGASAVLAETLGSVGSMLHGGSSKIAVGVDLNCTHHRGVRSGLVTGVATPVHRGRSTATYEIVISDEADRRVCTARLTCLLRDVNPGDGEHVRTAG is encoded by the coding sequence ATGGGCGAGCAGCAGCAGGTGAAGTTCCCGCAAGAGGTCATCGACGAGTACGCCGCGCTCGGCGTCGACCTGCCCGCCCTGTTCTCCGCCGGGCACCTGGGCACGCGCATGGGCGTGCAGATCGTGGAGGCCTCGGCGGACCGCGTCGTCGGCACCATGCCGGTGGAGGGCAACACCCAGCCGTACGGCCTGCTGCACGGCGGCGCGTCCGCCGTGCTCGCCGAGACCCTCGGCTCGGTCGGCTCCATGCTGCACGGCGGCAGCTCCAAGATCGCCGTGGGCGTCGACCTGAACTGCACCCACCACCGGGGCGTCCGCTCCGGCCTGGTGACAGGCGTGGCCACGCCCGTGCACCGGGGGCGTTCCACGGCGACGTACGAGATAGTGATCAGCGACGAGGCCGACCGCCGCGTGTGCACCGCCCGTCTGACCTGCCTGCTGCGGGACGTGAACCCCGGGGACGGCGAGCACGTGCGCACGGCGGGCTGA
- a CDS encoding FdhF/YdeP family oxidoreductase — protein sequence MATKPPKADPVQDAPRVAEPQHSAAGLPAIGHTLRAAQQQMGVKRTALTLLSVNQKDGFDCPGCAWPEPDHRHRAEFCENGAKAVAEEATLRRVTPEFFAAHPVSDLARRSGYWLGQQGRLTHPMYLPDGADHYEPVTWERAFDIIAEEITALASPDEAVFYTSGRTSNEAAFLYQLFARELGTNNLPDCSNMCHESSGSALSETIGIGKGSVLLEDLYKADLIIVAGQNPGTNHPRMLSALEKAKANGARIISVNPLPEAGLERFKNPQTAKGLLSTGSSLTDLFLQIRIGGDQALFRLLNKLIVETEGAVDEEFVREHTHGYEEFAAAARAADWDETLTATGLDKRRIQEAMDMILASKRTIVCWAMGLTQHKHAVPTIRELVNFLLLRGNIGRPGAGVCPVRGHSNVQGDRTMGIVERPTPAFLDALEREFGFAPPREHGYDVVRAIRALRDGEAKVFLAMGGNFVSASPDTEVTEAAMRRARLTVHVSTKLNRSHVVTGARALILPTLGRTERDLQGSGEQFVTVEDSMGMVHASRGRLEPASAHLLSETAIVCHLARRVLGKDSRVPWAEFEKDYATIRDRIARVIPGFEDFNARAARPGGFVLPHAPRDERRFPTATGRANFTAAPIEYPKLPEGRLLLQTVRSHDQYNTTIYGLDDRYRGIRNGRRVVLVNPEDARELKVADGSYVDLVSEWTDGVDRRAPGFRVVHYPTARGCAAAYYPETNVLVPLDATADVSNTPASKSVVVRLEQSATD from the coding sequence ATGGCCACCAAGCCGCCCAAGGCCGACCCCGTTCAGGACGCGCCGCGGGTCGCCGAGCCGCAGCACTCGGCGGCCGGGCTGCCGGCGATCGGGCACACGCTGCGCGCCGCCCAGCAGCAGATGGGCGTCAAGCGCACCGCACTGACGCTCCTCAGCGTCAATCAGAAGGACGGCTTCGACTGCCCAGGCTGCGCCTGGCCGGAGCCGGACCACCGGCACCGGGCGGAGTTCTGTGAGAACGGCGCCAAGGCGGTCGCCGAGGAGGCCACCCTGCGCCGGGTCACCCCGGAGTTCTTCGCCGCGCACCCGGTGTCGGACCTCGCCCGCCGCAGCGGCTACTGGCTCGGCCAGCAGGGCCGGCTCACGCACCCCATGTATCTCCCGGACGGTGCGGACCACTACGAGCCGGTCACCTGGGAGCGCGCCTTCGACATCATCGCCGAGGAGATCACCGCCCTCGCCTCCCCCGACGAGGCCGTCTTCTACACCTCGGGACGCACGAGCAACGAGGCCGCGTTCCTCTACCAGCTCTTCGCACGCGAGCTCGGCACGAACAACCTGCCCGACTGCTCGAACATGTGCCACGAGTCGTCCGGCTCGGCGCTCTCGGAGACCATCGGCATCGGCAAGGGCAGCGTCCTGCTGGAGGACCTGTACAAGGCCGACCTGATCATCGTGGCCGGCCAGAACCCGGGCACCAACCACCCCCGTATGCTCTCCGCCCTGGAAAAGGCCAAGGCGAACGGCGCGCGGATCATCAGCGTCAACCCGCTGCCCGAGGCCGGCCTGGAGCGGTTCAAGAACCCGCAGACCGCCAAGGGGCTGCTGAGCACCGGGTCCTCGCTCACGGACCTGTTCCTGCAGATCCGCATCGGCGGCGACCAGGCCCTCTTCCGCCTCCTGAACAAGCTGATCGTGGAGACCGAGGGCGCCGTCGACGAGGAGTTCGTGCGCGAGCACACGCACGGCTACGAGGAGTTCGCCGCGGCCGCCCGCGCCGCCGACTGGGACGAGACGCTCACGGCGACGGGCCTGGACAAGCGCAGGATCCAAGAGGCCATGGACATGATCCTCGCCTCGAAGCGCACCATCGTCTGCTGGGCCATGGGCCTCACCCAGCACAAGCACGCCGTGCCCACCATCCGCGAGCTCGTCAACTTCCTCCTGCTGCGCGGCAACATCGGCCGCCCCGGAGCGGGCGTGTGCCCGGTGCGCGGCCACTCGAACGTGCAGGGCGACCGCACCATGGGCATCGTCGAACGCCCGACGCCCGCCTTCCTGGACGCCCTGGAGCGCGAGTTCGGCTTCGCTCCCCCGCGCGAGCACGGCTACGACGTCGTACGCGCCATCCGTGCCCTGCGCGACGGCGAGGCGAAGGTCTTCCTCGCCATGGGCGGCAACTTCGTCTCCGCCTCCCCCGACACCGAGGTCACCGAGGCGGCGATGCGGCGCGCCCGCCTCACGGTACATGTGTCGACCAAGCTCAACCGCAGCCACGTCGTCACGGGCGCGCGGGCGCTGATCCTGCCCACTCTGGGCCGCACCGAGCGTGACCTCCAGGGCAGCGGCGAACAGTTCGTGACCGTTGAGGACTCCATGGGCATGGTGCACGCCTCCCGCGGCCGCCTGGAGCCCGCGAGCGCGCACCTGCTGTCCGAGACGGCGATCGTCTGCCACCTGGCACGCCGCGTGCTCGGCAAGGACAGCAGGGTGCCGTGGGCGGAGTTCGAGAAGGACTACGCCACGATCCGCGACCGGATCGCACGCGTGATCCCGGGCTTCGAGGACTTCAACGCGCGCGCGGCCCGCCCCGGCGGCTTCGTACTCCCGCACGCCCCGCGAGACGAGCGCCGCTTCCCGACCGCGACCGGCAGGGCCAATTTCACCGCCGCGCCCATCGAGTACCCGAAGCTGCCCGAGGGCCGGCTGCTGCTGCAGACGGTGCGCTCGCACGACCAGTACAACACCACGATCTACGGCCTCGACGACCGCTACCGGGGCATCAGGAACGGCCGCCGGGTCGTCCTCGTCAACCCGGAGGACGCACGGGAGCTCAAGGTCGCCGACGGGTCGTACGTCGACCTGGTCAGCGAGTGGACGGACGGCGTGGATCGGCGGGCGCCCGGCTTCCGGGTCGTGCACTACCCGACCGCCCGGGGCTGCGCCGCCGCCTACTACCCCGAGACCAACGTCCTCGTCCCGCTGGACGCCACCGCCGACGTCAGCAACACTCCGGCCAGCAAGTCCGTCGTCGTCCGTCTGGAACAATCGGCGACCGACTGA
- the polA gene encoding DNA polymerase I, which translates to MAETAPKQTDSNPGGNRPRLMLMDGHSLAYRAFFALPAENFTTVTGQPTNAIYGFASMLANTLRDEEPTHFAVAFDVSRKTWRSQEFAEYKANRSKAPDEFKGQVELIGELLDAMHAPRFAIEGYEADDVIATLTTQAEAEGFDVLIVTGDRDSFQLVSEHTTVLYPTKGVSELTRFTPEKVFEKYGLTPAQYPDFAALRGDPSDNLPGIPGVGEKTAAKWINQFGSFAELVERVEEVKGKAGQNLRDHLESVKLNRRLTELERQVELDRAVADLARVPYDRKAVAMVLDTLEIRNPSLRERLFGVDPGAEEAETTPVVTEGVELDGTVLRTGELAPWLAEHGTGPLGVATVDTWALGTGSVAEVALAAPEGAAAWFDPAELDEADEKAFAAWLTDAGRPKVFHNAKGAMRVFAEHGWIIEGVTMDTALAAYLVKPGRRSFDLDALSLEYLHRELAPAAAADGQLAFGSDDGAEAEALMIQARAILDLGLAFEGRLEEVGAADLLRDMELPTSALLARMERHGIAADRPHLEAMEQMFAGAVQQAVKEAHAAAGHEFNLGSPKQLQEVLFGELALPKTKKTKTGYTTDADALAWLATQTDNELPVIMLRHREQAKLRVTVEGLIKTIATDGRIHTTFNQTVAATGRLSSTDPNLQNIPVRTDEGRAIRRGFVVGEGYESLMTADYSQIELRVMAHLSEDAGLIEAFTSGEDLHTTAASQVFAVEPAAVDAEMRRKIKAMSYGLAYGLSAFGLSQQLNIEAAEARALMDAYFERFGGVRDYLRRAVDEARATGYTATLFGRRRYLPDLNSDNRQRREAAERMALNAPIQGTAADIVKIAMLKVDGALREADLKSRLLLQVHDEVVLEIAPGEREAAEELVRREMANAVQLRAPLDVSVGVGPDWESAAH; encoded by the coding sequence GTGGCAGAGACAGCACCGAAGCAGACCGACAGCAACCCCGGCGGCAACCGCCCGCGCCTGATGCTCATGGACGGGCACTCGCTGGCCTACCGCGCGTTCTTCGCGCTGCCCGCGGAGAACTTCACGACCGTGACGGGCCAGCCGACGAACGCGATCTACGGCTTCGCGTCGATGCTGGCCAACACGCTGCGCGACGAGGAGCCCACGCACTTCGCGGTGGCCTTCGACGTTTCCCGCAAGACCTGGCGCTCGCAGGAGTTCGCGGAGTACAAGGCGAACCGCTCGAAGGCGCCGGACGAGTTCAAGGGCCAGGTCGAGCTGATCGGCGAGCTGCTCGACGCGATGCACGCCCCGCGCTTCGCGATCGAGGGATACGAGGCGGACGACGTCATCGCCACGCTCACCACGCAGGCCGAGGCCGAGGGCTTCGATGTGCTGATCGTCACCGGCGACCGCGACTCCTTCCAGCTCGTCTCCGAGCACACGACGGTGCTCTACCCGACGAAGGGCGTCTCGGAGCTGACCCGGTTCACCCCGGAGAAGGTCTTCGAGAAGTACGGGTTGACGCCCGCGCAGTACCCCGACTTCGCGGCGCTGCGCGGCGACCCGTCGGACAACCTGCCGGGCATTCCCGGCGTCGGCGAGAAGACGGCCGCCAAGTGGATCAACCAGTTCGGTTCGTTCGCGGAGCTCGTCGAGCGCGTCGAGGAGGTCAAGGGCAAGGCCGGGCAGAACCTGCGCGACCACCTGGAGTCGGTGAAGCTGAACCGCCGCCTCACCGAGCTGGAGCGGCAGGTCGAGCTGGACCGGGCGGTCGCCGACCTCGCGCGCGTGCCGTACGACCGCAAGGCCGTCGCGATGGTGCTGGACACCCTGGAGATCAGGAACCCCTCGCTGCGCGAGCGGCTCTTCGGCGTCGACCCGGGCGCCGAGGAGGCCGAGACGACCCCGGTCGTGACGGAGGGCGTGGAGCTGGACGGCACGGTCCTGCGCACGGGCGAGCTGGCCCCCTGGCTCGCCGAGCACGGCACGGGCCCGCTCGGCGTCGCCACCGTCGACACCTGGGCGCTGGGCACGGGCTCGGTCGCCGAGGTCGCGCTCGCCGCGCCCGAGGGTGCGGCCGCCTGGTTCGACCCGGCCGAGCTGGACGAGGCCGACGAGAAGGCGTTCGCGGCCTGGCTGACCGACGCCGGCCGGCCCAAGGTGTTCCACAACGCCAAGGGCGCGATGCGGGTCTTCGCCGAGCACGGCTGGATCATCGAGGGCGTCACCATGGACACCGCTCTCGCCGCCTACCTGGTCAAGCCGGGCCGCCGCTCCTTCGACCTGGACGCGCTGTCCCTGGAGTACCTGCACCGCGAGCTGGCCCCCGCCGCCGCGGCCGACGGCCAGCTGGCCTTCGGCTCGGACGACGGCGCCGAGGCCGAGGCACTGATGATCCAGGCCCGCGCGATCCTCGACCTGGGCCTGGCCTTCGAGGGCCGGCTGGAGGAGGTCGGCGCGGCCGACCTGCTGCGCGACATGGAGCTGCCGACGTCGGCCCTGCTGGCCCGCATGGAGCGCCACGGCATCGCGGCCGACCGTCCCCATCTGGAGGCCATGGAGCAGATGTTCGCCGGCGCGGTGCAGCAGGCCGTGAAGGAGGCGCACGCCGCGGCCGGGCACGAGTTCAACCTGGGCTCGCCCAAGCAGCTCCAGGAGGTCCTCTTCGGCGAGCTGGCCCTCCCCAAGACGAAGAAGACCAAGACCGGCTACACCACGGACGCCGACGCCCTGGCCTGGCTGGCCACCCAGACCGACAACGAACTGCCGGTGATCATGCTTCGTCACCGTGAGCAGGCGAAGCTGCGTGTCACGGTCGAGGGCCTGATCAAGACGATCGCGACGGACGGCCGGATCCACACCACGTTCAACCAGACGGTCGCCGCGACCGGCCGCCTGTCGTCCACGGACCCGAACCTGCAGAACATCCCGGTCCGCACGGACGAGGGCCGGGCGATCCGCCGCGGCTTCGTCGTCGGTGAGGGCTACGAGTCGCTGATGACGGCCGACTACAGCCAGATCGAGCTGCGCGTGATGGCCCACCTGTCCGAGGACGCCGGCCTGATCGAGGCGTTCACCTCCGGAGAGGACCTGCACACCACGGCGGCCTCGCAGGTGTTCGCGGTCGAGCCCGCGGCGGTGGACGCGGAGATGCGCCGCAAGATCAAGGCGATGTCGTACGGCCTGGCGTACGGGCTGTCGGCCTTCGGCCTCTCCCAGCAGCTGAACATCGAGGCGGCCGAGGCCCGCGCCCTGATGGACGCGTACTTCGAGCGGTTCGGCGGCGTGCGGGACTATCTGCGCCGGGCGGTCGACGAGGCGCGGGCGACGGGCTACACGGCGACGCTCTTCGGCCGCCGGCGCTACCTCCCCGACCTCAACAGCGACAACCGCCAGCGTCGTGAGGCGGCCGAGCGGATGGCCCTCAACGCGCCGATCCAGGGCACGGCGGCCGACATCGTCAAGATCGCCATGCTGAAGGTGGACGGGGCGCTGCGCGAGGCCGACCTCAAGTCACGCCTGCTCCTGCAGGTCCACGACGAAGTCGTCCTGGAGATCGCTCCCGGCGAGCGTGAGGCGGCGGAGGAACTGGTCCGCCGCGAAATGGCCAACGCGGTCCAGCTCAGGGCGCCCCTCGACGTCTCGGTCGGCGTCGGCCCCGACTGGGAGTCGGCCGCGCACTAA
- a CDS encoding DUF4184 family protein, translated as MPFTLSHAAAVLPAIRPDGRGRGPLVPAALVAGSFAPDLTYYVASVLSGAMEFGDVTHSFAGVFTIDVLIAWALVGLWLLIREPLVALLPRGRQNRVASLLRCGAARARVRPSMVVWWYVSAALGALTHVVWDAFTHLDRWGMRLFPVLGREIAGSPLYWYLQYGGSAVAAVVIAVFVAVALRRTPAAEPVGVPALSVRDRWLAFVVIGGCAAIGAAHRAARWWAYWGSSAKPWELIPTLCFGAGAGLVLGVLVYAVVVRVRRPAAVPSGSGGAGRERNRSRQGV; from the coding sequence TTGCCGTTCACCCTCAGTCACGCGGCAGCCGTGCTGCCCGCCATCCGCCCCGACGGAAGGGGCCGCGGTCCGCTGGTTCCGGCCGCCCTCGTCGCGGGTTCGTTCGCACCCGACTTGACCTATTACGTGGCGAGTGTGCTGTCCGGGGCGATGGAGTTCGGTGATGTGACCCACTCTTTCGCGGGTGTGTTCACGATCGACGTGCTCATCGCCTGGGCGCTGGTCGGGCTGTGGCTGCTCATACGCGAGCCCCTGGTGGCGCTGCTGCCGCGCGGGCGGCAGAACCGGGTGGCCTCGCTGCTGCGCTGCGGGGCGGCACGCGCGCGCGTACGGCCGTCCATGGTGGTGTGGTGGTACGTGTCCGCCGCGCTCGGCGCGCTCACGCATGTCGTCTGGGACGCGTTCACGCACCTCGATCGCTGGGGGATGCGGCTGTTTCCGGTGCTGGGCAGGGAGATCGCGGGCTCGCCGCTGTACTGGTACCTGCAGTACGGAGGTTCCGCCGTGGCCGCGGTCGTCATCGCCGTGTTCGTGGCGGTCGCGCTACGACGGACGCCGGCGGCCGAGCCGGTGGGGGTTCCCGCGCTGTCGGTACGGGACCGGTGGCTGGCCTTCGTCGTGATCGGCGGCTGTGCGGCGATCGGGGCGGCGCATCGGGCGGCGCGGTGGTGGGCGTACTGGGGGTCGTCGGCGAAGCCCTGGGAACTGATTCCCACGCTGTGCTTCGGCGCCGGGGCGGGGCTGGTGCTGGGAGTGCTGGTGTACGCCGTCGTCGTGCGGGTGCGGCGACCGGCTGCCGTGCCTAGTGGTTCGGGAGGGGCCGGCAGGGAGCGGAACCGGAGCCGTCAGGGGGTTTGA
- a CDS encoding lytic transglycosylase domain-containing protein: protein MAAHFGRRLRKGATNTAVAAAVAAALVASQGPGAETDDAGRQATTGTQPSSDTPAADSATGNSPYYTDLPPLDSPSPAPTIGPTADPTVTGDAAAGIPATVLDAYQKAAAELREAKPGCNLPWELLAAIGKVESGQASGGNVNANGTTITPILGPALNGNGFAHISDTDNGAYDGDSTYDRAVGPMQFIPSTWAWAGRDGNGDGVEDPNNIYDAALAAGNYLCRFGWDLSVQDDLHSAILSYNNSTHYLNTVLSWLDYYREGTHEVPDGTGPLPGNSSDTPVGSSPSPQKPSPKPETGSPSPKPTPPPSGGGSTSPTPKPPTTTPPTATDTVDHLEDGGTAQLTAMAGDAFTERVSTRAESKDGKGVPKVRVRFTIVGDTDATFTGGEKVATVVTGTAGVAVAPALRAGEKTGSFTVRATVVGRAIAGVDYTATVTARAADALARTSETALTCTVGGEFAEEVEVKATYQGATADRVAVTATLIKSVLDPTENDKGPYFKDANGNAVRTLTGLETDANGLLKLPKLYADDTAGTYMLRLTTEGGATLNVPLNVTAPEPTSSPSAPETASASPSPSA from the coding sequence ATGGCGGCGCATTTCGGCAGGAGGCTGCGCAAGGGCGCGACGAACACCGCCGTGGCCGCGGCGGTGGCTGCGGCACTGGTCGCCTCCCAGGGCCCAGGGGCCGAGACCGACGACGCCGGCAGACAGGCCACCACCGGCACCCAGCCCTCGTCCGACACGCCCGCCGCGGACAGCGCGACCGGTAACTCGCCGTACTACACGGACCTGCCGCCGCTGGACAGCCCCAGCCCCGCCCCCACCATCGGCCCCACGGCCGACCCGACCGTCACGGGCGACGCCGCCGCGGGCATACCCGCGACCGTCCTCGACGCCTACCAGAAGGCGGCGGCCGAACTGCGCGAGGCCAAGCCCGGCTGCAACCTGCCCTGGGAACTCCTCGCCGCCATCGGCAAGGTGGAGTCCGGCCAGGCGAGCGGCGGCAACGTCAACGCGAACGGCACCACGATCACCCCCATCCTCGGTCCGGCGCTCAACGGCAACGGCTTCGCCCACATCAGCGACACCGACAACGGCGCCTACGACGGGGACAGCACGTACGACCGGGCCGTGGGCCCCATGCAGTTCATCCCGTCCACCTGGGCCTGGGCGGGCCGCGACGGCAACGGCGACGGCGTCGAGGACCCGAACAACATCTACGACGCCGCCCTCGCCGCCGGCAACTACCTGTGCCGCTTCGGCTGGGACCTGTCCGTCCAGGACGACCTGCACAGCGCGATCCTCAGCTACAACAACTCGACGCACTACCTGAACACGGTTCTGTCCTGGCTGGACTACTACCGCGAGGGCACGCACGAGGTCCCCGACGGCACCGGCCCGCTGCCCGGGAACAGCAGCGACACTCCGGTCGGGTCGAGCCCGTCGCCGCAGAAGCCGTCCCCGAAGCCCGAGACCGGCTCGCCCAGCCCGAAGCCGACGCCACCGCCGTCGGGCGGCGGCTCCACCAGCCCGACGCCCAAGCCGCCGACCACCACCCCGCCGACCGCCACCGACACGGTGGACCACCTGGAGGACGGGGGCACCGCGCAGCTCACCGCGATGGCGGGCGACGCGTTCACCGAGCGGGTCAGCACCCGCGCCGAGAGCAAGGACGGCAAGGGCGTCCCCAAGGTGCGGGTCCGCTTCACCATCGTGGGCGACACCGACGCCACCTTCACGGGCGGCGAGAAGGTCGCCACGGTCGTCACCGGCACCGCGGGCGTGGCCGTCGCGCCCGCGCTGCGGGCGGGGGAGAAGACCGGCTCGTTCACCGTGCGGGCCACCGTCGTGGGCCGTGCGATCGCCGGCGTCGACTACACCGCGACCGTCACCGCCCGCGCCGCCGACGCCCTGGCCCGCACCAGCGAGACCGCACTGACCTGCACGGTGGGCGGCGAGTTCGCCGAAGAGGTCGAGGTGAAGGCGACGTACCAGGGCGCTACGGCGGACAGGGTGGCGGTCACCGCCACCCTGATCAAGTCGGTGCTCGACCCGACCGAGAACGACAAGGGTCCGTACTTCAAGGACGCGAACGGCAACGCCGTACGCACCCTGACGGGTCTGGAGACGGACGCGAACGGTCTGCTGAAGCTGCCGAAGCTGTACGCGGACGACACGGCCGGCACGTACATGCTCCGCCTCACCACCGAGGGCGGCGCGACGCTCAACGTCCCGCTGAACGTGACGGCGCCCGAGCCGACCTCGTCGCCCAGCGCGCCCGAGACCGCGAGCGCGTCGCCGAGCCCCAGCGCGTAA
- a CDS encoding SPW_0924 family protein, whose protein sequence is MRALIAAATGLAAAVALVLMITAIGAPTGETSPKPLLTTVPANP, encoded by the coding sequence ATGCGCGCCCTGATCGCCGCCGCGACCGGTCTCGCCGCCGCCGTCGCCCTGGTGCTCATGATCACGGCCATCGGCGCACCGACGGGCGAGACGTCCCCGAAACCGCTGTTGACGACGGTGCCGGCAAACCCGTGA